From Cloacibacillus sp.:
GTCCTAAGAATAATTATTGTGTAGCTGTTCCTAATAAATGGTAATGTTTTCCGTTATACGAAATATAAATATTGTAGGAGGAAAAAATTATGGCACATAAGTATTCATTAGCGCATCTTACCGTTCTCGGCTGGTCCCCCGTGGAGATGGCCTACAATGCCGCCCTCATCGGCTACGATTATATCAGCATCCGCAACATCAACATGGGCGTCAAGGGCGAGCGGGATTTCAGCATCCCCATCGGCGGCGAGCGTTACAAGGCGCTCAAAGAGGCTGTCGATGAGACGGGGATCGCGATACACGACATCGAGCTCGCGCGCGTTGTTGACGGCGTCGACGTGAAGAGCTACGAGCAGGCCTTTGAATCCGGCGCCTCGCTTGGCGCGAAAGGCGTCATCAGCAGCGTCTGGACCGGCAACAAGGACTATTATACGGAACAGTTCGCGGCGCTCTGCGATCTCGCGGCGCAGTACGGGCTGAAGGTGAATCTCGAATTCGTCACCTGGGCCAGTGTATGGAATCTCGACGGCGCGCTTGAGCTGCTCAACACGGTGAAGCGCCCGAACGCGCGCCTGATGGTGGATACGCTCCACAC
This genomic window contains:
- a CDS encoding TIM barrel protein: MAHKYSLAHLTVLGWSPVEMAYNAALIGYDYISIRNINMGVKGERDFSIPIGGERYKALKEAVDETGIAIHDIELARVVDGVDVKSYEQAFESGASLGAKGVISSVWTGNKDYYTEQFAALCDLAAQYGLKVNLEFVTWASVWNLDGALELLNTVKRPNARLMVDTLHTWRSKVSVAELAACPKELFDMAHICDGPAEIPARDDKEALIYTGRDARYYVGEGAINIADMVKAMRPDTVLSIELPHLARVEKYGYTEHARRCLVTAKEYLKNNGAE